The following are encoded together in the Thermodesulfovibrionales bacterium genome:
- a CDS encoding glycosyltransferase family 2 protein, with protein sequence MKSSPLLSVIVPAYNEAGVLDAFHERLSSVLDSLSMRTEVIYVNDGSTDQTLEIIDSIRRNDHAVGIIDLSRNFGKEIAMAAGLDHAQGDIVIIIDADLQDPPELIPELVRYWHEGYDGVYAVRLSREGESWLKKVTAHFFYRLMNRVSRIPIPEDTGDFRLLSRRAVESLRKLREQHRFTKGLFTWIGYPQKAVHYHRNPRLAGKTKWNYWRLWNFALEGITSFTTAPLRIATYLGLLTALSAFLYAGVIIYKTLAFGEPVRGYPSLMVAILLLGGIQLIGIGIIGEYLGRVFDETKIRPLYFLKGNIPPEHDSKSD encoded by the coding sequence ATGAAGTCAAGCCCTCTCCTTTCAGTAATTGTACCGGCATATAATGAAGCCGGTGTCTTAGACGCCTTCCATGAGCGTCTCTCCTCAGTATTGGACTCCCTCTCGATGCGGACCGAGGTTATTTATGTCAACGATGGCAGCACCGATCAAACACTCGAAATAATCGACTCGATACGAAGGAATGACCATGCTGTCGGAATTATCGACTTGAGCAGGAATTTCGGCAAGGAGATAGCGATGGCCGCGGGACTTGATCACGCTCAGGGGGATATTGTCATCATCATAGATGCGGACTTGCAGGACCCCCCCGAGCTCATTCCTGAGCTAGTGCGGTACTGGCATGAGGGTTATGACGGAGTATACGCCGTGCGACTTTCACGAGAGGGAGAAAGCTGGCTGAAAAAAGTGACGGCACATTTCTTTTACCGCCTCATGAATCGAGTGAGCCGTATACCGATACCGGAAGATACGGGGGATTTCCGCCTGCTGAGCCGAAGGGCGGTAGAGTCACTGAGAAAACTGCGCGAGCAGCACCGTTTCACGAAAGGCCTCTTTACCTGGATCGGCTATCCCCAGAAGGCGGTGCATTACCATCGAAATCCCCGGCTTGCCGGAAAGACGAAATGGAATTACTGGCGTCTCTGGAACTTCGCCCTCGAGGGAATCACGTCTTTCACCACGGCACCGCTCAGGATAGCGACGTATCTGGGTCTGCTGACCGCCCTGTCAGCCTTTCTCTACGCCGGAGTCATCATCTACAAGACCCTCGCCTTCGGTGAGCCCGTCCGAGGTTATCCCTCGTTAATGGTAGCAATCCTATTGCTCGGCGGCATTCAGCTCATCGGCATCGGGATTATCGGAGAGTATCTCGGAAGGGTATTTGATGAAACGAAGATACGTCCGCTCTATTTTCTGAAGGGCAATATTCCGCCCGAGCACGATAGCAAATCAGATTAA